A window of Mucilaginibacter sp. PAMC 26640 contains these coding sequences:
- a CDS encoding sugar hydrolase, giving the protein MKKLIAALLLFPGIYASAQSAKHENLVQYVKPIIGTQRMGHTYPGATVPFGMVQLSPETDTASYELNGKYNPDVYKYCAGYQYDDKTIVGFSHTHFSGTGHSDLGDFLIMPTVGALKLNPGTADKPGSGYRSAFSHANEVSEANYYKVKLDESNITAEMTTSARVGFHQYTFPKTDQAHIVLDLMAGIYNYSDKTVWTYVKVLNDSTLVGYRQTNGWARTRTLYFALAFSKKFDQYGFKKYDKRQVYGGFWGKFNQSKNFPEIAGKQIRAYFDFKTIANEKIKVKMALSPVSMDGAMANMQAEVPGWDFDKVKSDGQALWETELEKITVSSSTERKQDFYTAMYHTMINPTVYMDVDGQYKGLDQNIYKADGFTNYTTFSLWDTYRALHPLFNIIQPQRNADMIKSMLVHYEQSPEHMLPVWSNSGNENWCMSGYHSVSVLADAVVKGNAPFDANKALDAAVTTARHRSYESIGEYIDKGYIADEKTGVSVSNTLEYAYDDWAIAQMAKKLGKTEIYTEFIKRSQNWKNVYDPSVGFMRPKLANGTFRAKFDPLSTINEGFIEGNSWNYTLFAPQDPEGLIKVMGGNKRFVRYLDSLFTMNLPDKYFAETEDITRDGIIGNYVHGNEPSHHVAYLYNWTDQPWKTQERIRMILPRMYKPTPDGLGGNDDTGQMSAWYIFSSLGFYPIAPGSADYAIGSPAINNATIQVGGGKTFNITVKNQSEKNVYVQKITLNGKPLTGLSINHADIMNGGEMVFFMSNKHK; this is encoded by the coding sequence ATGAAAAAATTAATAGCTGCTCTATTGCTTTTCCCGGGTATTTACGCATCTGCCCAATCTGCCAAACACGAAAATTTGGTTCAATACGTAAAGCCTATTATCGGCACACAACGCATGGGGCACACCTATCCTGGTGCCACGGTACCTTTCGGTATGGTGCAGCTGAGCCCCGAAACCGATACTGCCAGCTATGAGCTTAATGGCAAATACAACCCCGATGTTTATAAATATTGCGCAGGTTACCAGTACGATGATAAAACGATAGTGGGCTTTAGTCACACCCATTTTAGCGGTACGGGCCACTCAGATCTGGGCGACTTCCTCATTATGCCTACCGTAGGGGCCTTAAAGCTCAATCCGGGCACGGCAGATAAACCAGGCAGCGGCTACCGGTCGGCATTTTCACATGCTAACGAAGTAAGCGAGGCTAATTACTATAAAGTTAAGCTGGATGAAAGCAATATCACAGCCGAGATGACTACCAGCGCCAGAGTTGGCTTTCATCAATATACCTTCCCAAAAACCGACCAGGCGCACATTGTGCTCGATTTAATGGCCGGCATCTATAATTATAGCGATAAAACGGTTTGGACCTATGTAAAGGTATTAAACGATAGTACGCTGGTAGGGTACCGCCAAACCAATGGCTGGGCACGCACCCGCACCTTGTATTTCGCGCTGGCATTCTCTAAAAAGTTTGATCAGTATGGCTTTAAGAAATACGATAAACGCCAGGTTTACGGTGGTTTCTGGGGTAAATTCAATCAAAGCAAAAACTTTCCCGAGATAGCGGGCAAGCAGATCCGTGCTTATTTTGATTTTAAAACCATAGCGAACGAAAAGATCAAAGTAAAAATGGCGCTATCGCCGGTAAGTATGGATGGCGCAATGGCCAACATGCAGGCCGAGGTACCGGGCTGGGATTTTGACAAAGTGAAATCTGACGGGCAGGCCCTTTGGGAAACTGAGTTGGAGAAGATCACCGTGAGCAGCAGTACCGAGCGCAAGCAGGATTTTTATACGGCCATGTACCATACCATGATTAACCCTACGGTTTATATGGATGTGGATGGACAGTATAAGGGCCTCGACCAAAATATTTATAAGGCGGATGGGTTTACCAACTACACTACTTTTTCTTTGTGGGATACCTACCGCGCATTGCACCCGCTATTTAATATCATACAGCCGCAGCGCAATGCCGACATGATTAAATCCATGCTGGTGCATTACGAGCAAAGCCCGGAACACATGCTGCCGGTTTGGAGCAATAGCGGGAACGAAAACTGGTGTATGAGCGGTTACCACAGCGTATCTGTTTTGGCAGATGCCGTTGTAAAAGGCAACGCACCGTTTGATGCCAACAAGGCTTTGGATGCGGCAGTAACCACCGCCCGCCACCGGAGTTACGAAAGCATAGGTGAATATATCGATAAGGGCTACATAGCTGATGAGAAAACCGGGGTATCCGTTTCTAACACGTTGGAGTACGCTTATGACGACTGGGCCATAGCACAGATGGCCAAAAAACTGGGCAAAACAGAGATCTACACCGAATTTATTAAAAGGAGCCAGAACTGGAAGAACGTGTATGACCCATCGGTAGGGTTTATGCGCCCCAAACTGGCTAACGGAACTTTCCGTGCTAAATTTGATCCGCTGAGTACCATCAACGAAGGTTTTATAGAAGGTAACTCCTGGAACTATACCTTGTTCGCTCCGCAGGATCCGGAAGGGTTGATCAAAGTAATGGGTGGCAATAAACGTTTTGTGCGATACCTGGATTCGTTATTTACAATGAACCTGCCGGATAAATATTTTGCGGAGACGGAAGATATCACCCGCGACGGGATCATCGGCAACTACGTGCACGGTAACGAACCATCGCATCACGTAGCATACCTGTACAACTGGACCGATCAGCCCTGGAAAACGCAGGAGCGGATCCGCATGATCCTGCCACGGATGTATAAGCCTACGCCGGATGGTTTGGGTGGAAATGATGATACTGGCCAGATGAGTGCCTGGTACATCTTCAGCTCATTGGGTTTTTACCCGATTGCTCCAGGCTCGGCAGATTATGCTATCGGCAGCCCGGCAATTAATAATGCAACCATCCAGGTAGGCGGTGGCAAAACGTTCAACATCACCGTTAAAAACCAAAGTGAAAAGAATGTTTACGTGCAAAAGATCACACTAAACGGCAAGCCGCTCACCGGCTTGTCCATCAACCATGCCGATATCATGAATGGCGGCGAGATGGTATTTTTTATGAGCAATAAACACAAATAG
- a CDS encoding RNA polymerase subunit sigma-70 — protein sequence MTPDTDTRLNTLWEGCLQNDRKQQEMLYKMLAPKMLAVCMRYAKDKDEAQDILQEGFIKMFKSMNSYRGEGSLEGWIRRIMVHSAISRYRKAKAIVLVDDFAGQNIPVSSSYNANGLEARELMQMVDELPKTYRSVFNMYAIEGYSHQEIGSTLGMTELLSRTTLHRARAILKERLSQLTIRERHCLAG from the coding sequence ATGACACCCGATACCGATACCCGCTTAAACACCCTTTGGGAAGGCTGTTTACAAAACGACAGGAAACAACAGGAAATGCTTTACAAGATGCTAGCCCCAAAAATGTTGGCTGTTTGCATGCGTTACGCAAAAGATAAAGATGAGGCCCAGGACATCCTGCAGGAAGGGTTTATCAAGATGTTTAAAAGCATGAACAGCTACCGCGGCGAAGGGAGCCTTGAAGGCTGGATCCGCCGGATCATGGTACACAGCGCCATCTCGCGTTACCGTAAAGCTAAAGCTATAGTTTTGGTAGATGACTTTGCCGGGCAGAATATCCCGGTAAGCAGCAGCTACAACGCCAACGGACTAGAGGCCCGCGAACTGATGCAAATGGTAGATGAGTTGCCCAAAACTTACCGGTCGGTATTTAATATGTATGCTATTGAAGGTTACTCGCACCAGGAAATTGGCAGCACATTGGGCATGACCGAACTGCTATCCCGCACTACCCTGCACCGCGCCCGGGCTATACTAAAAGAAAGACTCAGCCAGCTTACCATCAGAGAGCGCCACTGCTTGGCTGGATAA